A stretch of Cicer arietinum cultivar CDC Frontier isolate Library 1 chromosome 5, Cicar.CDCFrontier_v2.0, whole genome shotgun sequence DNA encodes these proteins:
- the LOC101513676 gene encoding putative pentatricopeptide repeat-containing protein At5g59200, chloroplastic — MIENYHPGIYRREERETILIEKATTKREKRRVTLFPILLNQSHKNIDCAFVNRWIWLIFGQKVHNIQVFVFNGWIGKTTSVGGEIVFAQHQVIPNLFCLSDCVCLIICMALREGLEVHCVVLKNGFCVNLYVGTSLVEMFVRSLVSWTAVIVGFARCGDMSEARKLFDVMPDRDIVASNVMIDGYVKMGCMDLARDLFDKMKDKNVISWTSMVHGYCEDDDVVAARVMFDCMPVKNVLSWNAMIRGYCENRRPHDALRLFWEMRGRLDVEMNKVTVVSVLPAVADLSSLDLGVWIHGFVQRNRLDEDVHVYALVDMYAKCGEIGKAKLLFEEMNEKDTSSWNALINGYGVNGCAKEALEVFAAMLREGFEPNEITMTSVLSACNHCGLVEEGRRCFKEMERFGIVPQIKHYGCMIDLLGRVGYLDEAENLIFCVVALSVASSV, encoded by the coding sequence atgattgagaattatcatcctgggatctaccgtagagaagagagagagactattttgatagaaaaggcaaccaccaaaagagaaaagagaagagtaaccttgttcccgattttgttaaatcagtctcacaaaaacatcgattgcgcattcgttaaccgttggatttggctgatttttggacagaaggttcacaacattcaggtcttcgtcttcaacggttgGATCGGTAAAACGACGTCTGTAGGGGGAGAAATCGTgttcgcacagcaccaggttatccctaatttattttgtctcagtgattgtgtttgtctcattatttgtatggctttgagagaaggtttggaggttcattgtgttgttttgaaaaatgggttttgtgttaatttgtatgttgggacttctttggttgaaatgtttgtgagaagtttggtttcttggactgctgttattgttgggtttgctaggtgtggggatatgagtgaggccaggaagctttttgatgttatgcctgatagagatattgttgcttctaatgttatgattgatgggtatgtgaaaatggggtgtatggatttggcgagggatttgtttgataagatgaaggataagaatgttatttcttggactagtatggttcatggttattgtgaggatgatgatgttgtggcggctagggttatgtttgattgtatgcctgtcaagaatGTGCTTAGTTGGAATGCGATGATTAGGGGATATTGTGAGAATAGACGACCGCACGATGCGTTGAGGTTGTTTTGGGAAATGAGGGGACGTTTGGATGTGGAAATGAATAAAGTGACGGTTGTGAGTGTTCTTCCTGCTGTTGCTGATTTGAGTTCTTTGGATTTGGGTGTTTGGATTCATGGGTTTGTGCAAAGGAACCgacttgatgaagatgttcatgtgtatgctttggttgatatgtatgcaaaatgtggggaaattggaaaagctaaattgctttttgaggagatgaatgaaaaagatacatcgtcgtggaatgctttgataaatggttatggtgtcaatggttgtgcgaaggaagcgttagaagtattcgcagcaatgttacgggaaggatttgaaccgaatgagataacaatgactagtgtgttatctgcttgcaaccattgtggtttggtagaggaaggaagaagatgcttcaaagaaatggagagatttggaattgtgcctcagattaagcattatggttgtatgattgatcttctaggaagggttggatacttggatgaggctgaaaatttgatcttctgtgttgtcgctctgtctgttgcttcttctgtttga